A stretch of the Streptomyces sp. NBC_01428 genome encodes the following:
- a CDS encoding response regulator: MIEVLVVDDDPRVARVNAAYVAKVPGFRVAGEAHSASEALVLMEALPRLDLVLLDHYLPDETGLSVVQEMRRRGRQTDVIMVTAARDISTVQAAMRQGALQYLVKPFAFAGLRTKLEAYAELRRTLDGGGEAEQAQVDRIFGTLSASSEPDLPKGHSPPTAGLVRRALIDAEGPLSAQEVAEETGLSRQTAQRYLKLLERTGRATLTLRYGDAGRPEHRYVWATRV; encoded by the coding sequence ATGATCGAGGTCCTGGTCGTGGACGACGACCCCCGGGTCGCCCGGGTCAACGCCGCGTACGTGGCGAAGGTGCCGGGTTTCCGCGTCGCCGGAGAGGCGCACAGTGCCTCCGAGGCTCTGGTCCTGATGGAGGCGCTGCCCCGCCTGGACCTCGTCCTCCTGGACCACTACCTGCCCGACGAGACCGGACTCTCGGTCGTCCAGGAGATGCGCCGGCGCGGCCGTCAGACCGACGTGATCATGGTGACCGCGGCGCGGGACATCTCCACCGTCCAGGCGGCCATGCGTCAGGGGGCACTCCAGTACCTGGTCAAGCCGTTCGCGTTCGCCGGGCTGCGGACGAAACTGGAGGCCTACGCGGAACTGCGGCGCACTCTGGACGGTGGTGGCGAGGCCGAACAGGCGCAGGTGGACCGGATCTTCGGAACCCTCTCGGCGAGCTCCGAACCGGACCTGCCCAAGGGGCACTCTCCCCCGACAGCCGGGCTGGTGCGGCGCGCCCTGATCGACGCCGAGGGCCCGCTGTCGGCGCAGGAGGTCGCCGAGGAGACCGGCCTGAGCCGGCAGACCGCACAGCGCTATCTGAAGCTGCTGGAGCGCACCGGAAGGGCCACGCTGACCCTCAGGTACGGCGACGCGGGGCGCCCGGAGCATCGCTATGTCTGGGCGACCCGCGTCTGA
- a CDS encoding ABC transporter substrate-binding protein codes for MRITARYPALAAAGLLALTSLTACANDAASSTADSGSNGGGGKGEHVKIMVGGLDKVIYMPAMLTQRLGYFQDEGLDVQLLSEPAGVQAETALVSGQVQAAVGFYDHTLDLQTKGKAVESVVQFSHAPGEVEMVSDKRAGDITSPKDFKGRKLGVTGLGSSTDFLTKYLAVKNGVKVSEFTPVAVGAGPTFVSALQQGAIDGGMTTDPTVATVLAKKLGKVLVDMRTPEGSQAALGGPYPSSSLYMQTDWVNGHKQTVQKLADAFVKTLRWMSTHSASEIAAKMPADYSQGDKKLYAEAIQSTLPMFTKDGVMPKNGPETVEKVLKAFNPNIQNADVDLSKTYTTEFVDKAAG; via the coding sequence ATGCGCATCACCGCCCGGTACCCCGCGTTGGCAGCCGCCGGACTGCTCGCTCTCACCTCGCTCACCGCCTGCGCCAATGACGCGGCCAGTTCGACGGCCGACTCGGGCAGCAACGGCGGTGGCGGCAAGGGGGAGCACGTCAAGATCATGGTCGGTGGCCTCGACAAGGTCATCTACATGCCCGCGATGCTCACGCAGCGGCTCGGCTACTTCCAGGACGAGGGTCTCGACGTCCAGCTCCTGAGCGAGCCGGCCGGTGTCCAGGCCGAGACCGCGCTCGTGTCCGGACAGGTGCAGGCGGCCGTCGGCTTCTACGACCACACGCTCGACCTGCAGACCAAGGGCAAGGCGGTCGAGTCCGTCGTGCAGTTCTCGCACGCTCCCGGTGAGGTCGAGATGGTCTCCGACAAGCGGGCGGGTGACATCACGTCGCCCAAGGACTTCAAGGGCAGGAAGCTCGGGGTCACGGGGCTCGGATCCTCGACCGACTTCCTCACGAAGTACCTCGCGGTGAAGAACGGCGTGAAGGTCAGCGAGTTCACGCCGGTCGCCGTCGGCGCCGGCCCCACGTTCGTCTCGGCTCTCCAGCAGGGCGCCATCGACGGCGGCATGACGACCGACCCCACCGTGGCCACCGTCCTGGCGAAGAAGCTCGGCAAGGTACTCGTCGACATGCGGACGCCCGAGGGCTCGCAGGCGGCCCTCGGCGGCCCGTACCCCTCGTCCAGTCTCTACATGCAGACGGACTGGGTGAACGGTCACAAGCAGACGGTCCAGAAGCTGGCCGACGCCTTCGTGAAGACGCTTCGGTGGATGTCCACGCACAGCGCGTCCGAGATCGCCGCCAAGATGCCCGCGGACTACTCCCAAGGCGACAAGAAGCTGTACGCCGAGGCCATCCAGAGCACGCTCCCGATGTTCACCAAGGACGGCGTGATGCCCAAGAACGGTCCGGAGACCGTCGAGAAGGTCCTCAAGGCGTTCAACCCCAACATCCAGAACGCCGATGTGGACCTGAGCAAGACCTACACGACGGAGTTCGTGGACAAGGCCGCCGGCTGA
- a CDS encoding ABC transporter permease — protein MSHEILSTPVVDTVKTPGREQSRVRAARKRKIMVNAARVVLLVAVLGLWEVLSRAKVIDPFNFSMPSKIWDQTYTWMTHGTALGSLGEQIWYTLYEALLGWVIGVVAGVVFGIALGRITLLADVLGPYIKVLNSIPRIVLAPIFVIWFGLGPASKVASAVVLVFFPVFFNAFQGAREVDRNLVANARILGASDRRVTLQVVIPSATSWIFTSLHVSFGFALIGAIVGEYIGATKGIGLLVAQSQGTFNAAGVYAAMVILAVVALFAEGLLTFAERRIFRWKPSDSDR, from the coding sequence ATGTCGCATGAGATTCTCAGCACCCCGGTCGTGGACACGGTGAAGACACCGGGCCGCGAGCAGTCCCGCGTGCGGGCCGCGCGCAAGCGCAAGATCATGGTGAACGCCGCCCGAGTCGTCCTCCTGGTCGCCGTCCTCGGCCTCTGGGAGGTGCTCTCGCGGGCGAAGGTCATCGATCCGTTCAACTTCTCGATGCCCTCGAAGATCTGGGACCAGACCTACACCTGGATGACCCACGGGACCGCGCTCGGTTCCCTCGGTGAGCAGATCTGGTACACGCTGTACGAGGCACTGCTCGGGTGGGTCATCGGTGTCGTCGCCGGTGTCGTGTTCGGCATCGCGCTGGGGCGGATCACCTTGCTCGCAGACGTACTTGGTCCATACATCAAGGTGCTCAACTCGATACCGAGGATCGTCCTCGCGCCCATCTTCGTCATCTGGTTCGGGCTCGGGCCGGCCTCCAAGGTCGCCTCGGCCGTGGTGCTCGTCTTCTTCCCGGTGTTCTTCAACGCCTTCCAGGGCGCCCGGGAGGTCGACCGCAACCTGGTCGCCAACGCCCGGATCCTCGGCGCCAGCGACCGCCGCGTGACGCTCCAGGTCGTCATCCCGTCCGCCACATCGTGGATCTTCACCAGCCTCCACGTCAGTTTCGGCTTCGCCCTCATCGGCGCGATCGTCGGCGAGTACATCGGCGCGACCAAGGGCATCGGCCTGCTCGTCGCGCAGTCACAGGGGACCTTCAACGCGGCCGGTGTGTACGCCGCGATGGTCATCCTCGCCGTCGTCGCCCTCTTCGCCGAAGGACTGCTCACCTTCGCCGAGCGCCGCATCTTCCGCTGGAAGCCGTCGGATTCCGACCGCTGA
- a CDS encoding ABC transporter ATP-binding protein, protein MSADTSPAIELRGASKIFKTPSGGLHTAVRELDLTVGRGEFVAVVGPTGCGKSTTLTLVSGLEEPTEGEVLVTGEPVSGVGNKVGFVFQQDATFPWRTVLSNVMAGPRFRGVPKAEAKERAREWLSRVGLTAFEDRYPHQLSGGQRKRVALAATFVNDPEILLMDEPFSALDVQTRALMSDELLELWEGTGASVVFVTHDLEESIALADKVVVMTAGPATVKQVFDIDLPRPRKVESVRLEPRFIEIYREIWESLGEEVRITRERGAADVA, encoded by the coding sequence ATGAGCGCAGACACCAGCCCCGCCATCGAGCTGCGGGGCGCGAGCAAGATCTTCAAGACCCCGTCGGGGGGTCTGCACACCGCCGTGCGGGAACTCGACCTCACCGTCGGACGCGGCGAGTTCGTCGCCGTCGTCGGCCCCACCGGCTGTGGAAAGTCCACCACGCTGACCCTCGTGAGTGGCCTCGAGGAGCCCACTGAAGGCGAGGTCCTCGTCACGGGGGAGCCTGTCTCGGGCGTCGGGAACAAGGTCGGTTTCGTGTTCCAACAGGACGCCACGTTCCCCTGGCGCACGGTCCTGTCCAACGTGATGGCCGGGCCCCGGTTCCGGGGCGTACCCAAGGCGGAGGCCAAGGAGCGGGCCCGTGAGTGGCTGTCCCGGGTCGGGCTGACGGCGTTCGAGGACCGCTACCCGCACCAGCTCTCCGGCGGCCAGCGCAAGCGCGTCGCCCTCGCCGCGACCTTCGTCAACGACCCCGAGATCCTGCTCATGGACGAGCCCTTCTCGGCGCTCGACGTGCAGACCCGGGCGCTGATGTCCGACGAACTTCTCGAACTGTGGGAAGGCACCGGCGCCTCGGTCGTCTTCGTCACCCACGACCTGGAGGAGTCCATCGCGCTCGCCGACAAGGTCGTCGTGATGACCGCGGGCCCCGCCACCGTGAAGCAGGTCTTCGACATCGACCTGCCGCGACCGCGCAAGGTCGAGTCCGTGCGGCTGGAACCACGGTTCATCGAGATCTACCGCGAGATCTGGGAGTCCCTCGGCGAAGAGGTCCGCATCACCCGCGAGAGGGGTGCCGCCGATGTCGCATGA
- a CDS encoding response regulator, which translates to MIDVLVVDDDFRVAEINARYVGKVPGFRVVARAHSAAQALAAVERTPVDLVLLDHYLPDLTGLELVHRMREQGHGTDVIMITAASDVTTVRAAMRLGAVHYLVKPFTFTALRTRLDSYAALRRTVDRVGGRRVTGQEQVDRMFGALRAAPAPSAPGLPSGHSEPTTDLICGVLHRAHQPLSAHEVAAETGLSRSTAQRYLRHLEQAGRLRLSLKYGDTGRPEHRYAWVSP; encoded by the coding sequence ATGATTGACGTCCTGGTCGTCGACGACGACTTCCGCGTCGCCGAGATCAACGCGCGCTACGTGGGGAAAGTGCCCGGATTCCGGGTGGTGGCCCGCGCGCACAGCGCTGCCCAGGCTCTGGCCGCCGTCGAGCGAACGCCCGTCGACCTGGTGCTGCTCGACCACTATCTGCCGGACCTGACAGGGCTGGAACTCGTCCACCGGATGCGCGAACAGGGCCACGGCACCGACGTCATCATGATCACCGCGGCCAGTGACGTGACGACCGTCCGCGCCGCGATGCGGCTGGGTGCCGTGCACTACCTGGTCAAGCCGTTCACCTTCACCGCACTGCGCACCCGCCTCGACTCGTACGCCGCCCTGCGCCGGACCGTGGACCGGGTGGGTGGCCGACGAGTGACCGGCCAGGAGCAGGTCGACCGGATGTTCGGCGCCCTGCGCGCCGCCCCCGCACCGTCCGCTCCCGGGCTGCCGAGCGGCCACTCCGAGCCGACGACCGACCTCATCTGCGGCGTCCTGCACCGCGCGCACCAACCGCTGTCGGCCCACGAGGTGGCCGCCGAGACGGGCCTCAGCCGGTCCACCGCCCAGCGCTACCTGCGCCACCTGGAACAGGCCGGCCGCCTGCGCCTCTCCCTCAAGTACGGCGACACGGGCCGTCCGGAACACCGGTACGCCTGGGTGTCGCCCTAA
- a CDS encoding solute symporter family protein, producing MSGNHQTLALLLFSMFVAVTLAITTWVSRNRHGSAEEFYAGGRLFSPMENGFAISGDYMSAASFLGVTGLIALYGYDGLLYVVGFLVAWLVVLFLVAELVRNCGRFTLADVVAARMSERPVRIAAGTSSVTVSVLYLVAQMVGAGSLVSLLLGGTSEAARNWTVIGVGALMVIYVSMGGMRATTWIQIVKAVLLLGGSVVLTVLVLVRFHGDFNDLLRSAAARSGHGKAFLVPGLRYGGDWTARFDFMSLGLALLLGTAGLPHILSRFYTVPTARAARRSVVWSIGLIGGFYLMTIVLGFGAAAIVGPEAVRGSNAAGNTAVPLLALDLGGGANSTGGTVLFAVVAAIAFATILAVVAGITLASSAAVAHDLYASMRLRNAKPRSEVAVARAASVGIGVVAIALGLLARDLNVAFLVGLAFAVAASANLPVLLYSLFWRNFTTRGAVWAVYGGLVPSLLLVLLSPVVSGSPGSLFPGVDFQYFPLENPGLVSIPLGFVAGWLGTVTSHEPPDEAKHAEIEVRALTGAGAV from the coding sequence GTGAGCGGGAACCATCAGACCCTGGCGCTGCTGCTGTTCAGCATGTTCGTGGCGGTGACGCTGGCCATCACGACGTGGGTGAGCCGCAACCGGCACGGTTCGGCGGAGGAGTTCTACGCCGGCGGGCGGTTGTTCTCGCCGATGGAGAATGGTTTTGCCATCTCCGGGGACTACATGTCGGCCGCGTCGTTCCTCGGCGTCACCGGACTCATCGCCCTCTACGGCTACGACGGCCTGCTGTACGTCGTGGGCTTTCTGGTGGCCTGGCTGGTCGTGCTGTTCCTGGTCGCCGAACTGGTGCGCAACTGCGGCCGGTTCACGCTCGCCGACGTCGTCGCCGCCCGGATGAGTGAGCGGCCGGTGCGGATCGCGGCGGGAACTTCCTCCGTGACGGTGTCCGTTCTCTATCTGGTGGCACAGATGGTGGGTGCGGGCAGCCTGGTCTCGCTGCTGCTCGGAGGCACGAGCGAGGCGGCGCGGAACTGGACGGTCATCGGGGTGGGCGCGCTCATGGTGATCTATGTGTCGATGGGAGGGATGCGGGCGACCACGTGGATCCAGATCGTCAAGGCGGTTCTGCTGCTGGGCGGATCCGTCGTCCTCACCGTCCTCGTCCTGGTGCGGTTCCACGGGGACTTCAACGACCTGCTGCGTTCCGCCGCGGCGCGCAGTGGGCACGGCAAGGCCTTCCTCGTGCCAGGGCTCAGGTACGGCGGGGACTGGACGGCGCGCTTCGACTTCATGAGCCTCGGGCTGGCGCTGCTGCTCGGGACGGCCGGGCTGCCGCACATCCTGTCGCGCTTCTACACCGTGCCGACGGCACGGGCCGCCCGTCGCTCGGTGGTGTGGTCGATCGGACTGATCGGCGGCTTCTACCTGATGACCATCGTGCTGGGCTTCGGCGCGGCGGCGATCGTCGGTCCTGAAGCGGTCCGCGGGTCGAACGCGGCAGGCAACACCGCTGTTCCGCTGCTGGCCCTCGACCTCGGGGGCGGAGCCAACTCCACGGGTGGAACGGTTCTGTTCGCGGTCGTCGCCGCCATCGCCTTCGCCACCATCCTCGCGGTCGTCGCCGGGATCACTCTGGCGTCCTCGGCGGCGGTGGCGCACGACCTGTACGCGTCCATGCGTCTGCGGAACGCGAAGCCGCGCAGCGAGGTCGCCGTCGCGCGTGCGGCCTCGGTCGGGATCGGCGTGGTCGCCATCGCCCTGGGACTCCTGGCCCGCGATCTGAACGTGGCCTTTCTGGTCGGCCTCGCCTTCGCGGTCGCCGCCTCCGCGAATCTCCCCGTGCTGCTGTACTCCCTGTTCTGGCGCAACTTCACGACGCGCGGCGCCGTGTGGGCCGTATACGGCGGACTCGTGCCCTCGCTGCTGCTCGTCCTGTTGTCGCCTGTGGTGTCCGGGAGTCCCGGATCGCTGTTCCCGGGTGTGGACTTCCAGTACTTCCCGCTGGAGAACCCCGGTCTCGTCTCGATCCCCCTCGGTTTCGTCGCGGGCTGGCTCGGCACGGTCACCTCGCACGAGCCGCCCGACGAGGCCAAGCACGCCGAGATCGAGGTGCGCGCGCTCACCGGCGCAGGGGCCGTCTGA
- a CDS encoding DUF485 domain-containing protein, with protein sequence MEKHDGGDTGEVRFDDPWYDALASGWGELDGTGAPAPAVPPARSEHEGRTGGAADVYLEVQRSAAFQEVRSRYRRFVIPAVAVFFPWYVGYVVTATTAPGFMARPVAGAVNVALVAGLGQFLTTFVLAWAYARHARLRRDRAALDLRWDTQELTRNVRGGDR encoded by the coding sequence GTGGAGAAGCACGACGGCGGCGACACCGGGGAGGTCCGGTTCGACGACCCCTGGTACGACGCGCTGGCTTCCGGTTGGGGTGAGTTGGACGGCACGGGAGCACCTGCTCCGGCCGTACCGCCCGCCCGCTCGGAGCACGAAGGACGGACCGGCGGGGCGGCCGACGTCTACCTGGAGGTGCAGCGAAGTGCTGCTTTCCAGGAAGTGCGCAGCCGGTACCGCAGGTTCGTGATCCCGGCCGTCGCCGTCTTCTTCCCTTGGTACGTGGGCTATGTGGTGACCGCGACGACGGCGCCGGGGTTCATGGCGCGGCCGGTGGCCGGCGCCGTGAACGTGGCGCTGGTCGCAGGGCTCGGGCAGTTCCTGACGACGTTCGTACTGGCCTGGGCGTACGCACGGCACGCGCGGTTGCGCAGGGACCGGGCGGCGCTCGACCTGCGCTGGGACACCCAGGAGCTGACGCGCAACGTCAGAGGCGGTGACCGGTGA
- a CDS encoding response regulator transcription factor — protein sequence MTEREEGGKPARVVVADDQTVVREGIVMLLGLLPGIEVVGAAGDGNEAVDLVARLAPDVVLMDLRMPRCDGVEATRRIRSEHPGTQVVVLTTYADDESLFPALRAGARGYLTKDAGGDEIVRAVESVLSGDAGLSPSVQRRLLERLSDPQPEPGPPPEAPDGLTSRETEVLLLIAEGLSNQEIARTLHVSTATVKTHINNLFAKTGLKDRAQAVRYAYGKGLVRPPAG from the coding sequence ATGACCGAGCGGGAGGAAGGCGGGAAGCCGGCCCGAGTCGTCGTGGCGGACGACCAGACGGTCGTGCGTGAGGGCATCGTGATGCTGCTGGGTCTACTGCCCGGGATCGAGGTCGTCGGCGCGGCCGGTGACGGGAACGAAGCGGTGGACCTGGTGGCCAGGCTCGCTCCGGACGTCGTCCTGATGGACCTGCGGATGCCGCGCTGCGACGGGGTCGAGGCGACCCGGCGCATCCGGTCCGAGCATCCTGGGACGCAGGTGGTCGTCCTGACGACGTACGCCGACGACGAGTCGCTGTTCCCTGCACTCAGAGCGGGAGCCCGCGGCTATCTCACCAAGGACGCCGGGGGTGACGAGATCGTGCGGGCCGTGGAGAGCGTGCTCTCCGGGGACGCGGGCCTGTCGCCGAGCGTGCAACGAAGACTGCTGGAGCGCCTGTCGGATCCGCAACCGGAGCCGGGCCCGCCGCCGGAGGCGCCGGACGGGCTCACGTCGCGCGAGACCGAGGTGCTCCTGCTGATCGCCGAAGGTCTCAGCAACCAGGAGATCGCCCGGACGCTCCATGTGTCCACGGCCACGGTGAAGACCCATATCAACAACCTCTTCGCCAAGACGGGGCTCAAGGACCGTGCGCAAGCCGTCCGTTACGCCTATGGGAAGGGTCTCGTACGGCCACCGGCGGGCTGA
- a CDS encoding sensor histidine kinase, with translation MTDNAWTRWPSREALSREGVHTARRVFGRVTRSIALGILIVTTLTNTELNGWALAGGAVGIVVCGFLAWAFWRTTLENRLLPSLGLLAALLTIATVGQGVGFRIASLVLLCGCAINAIERLPLAYAMPATAVALCAFAAVNDDAWLTTAATTAGLALAGYVVRLDAEARGSAQRLLAQERAARVAEAESAALAERARIAREIHDVLAHSLSAQLVHLEAARLLIERGADQATVLERVVAARGMAREGLAETRQALSALRGEMSPVEDFLGELVTTNERADVTVTGERQLLPAEASQAVRRVAQEALTNVRKHAPGAKVHIRLDYGEHEVTLDVRDSGGKPGELSGSGAGYGLLGMRERAELLGGSLEAGPGEEGFVVTLRVPV, from the coding sequence GTGACCGACAACGCGTGGACACGATGGCCCTCCCGGGAGGCCCTCTCGCGAGAGGGCGTGCACACGGCCCGCCGCGTGTTCGGCCGCGTCACCCGCTCCATCGCCCTCGGCATTCTCATCGTGACGACCCTCACGAACACCGAGCTGAACGGATGGGCCCTCGCCGGAGGTGCCGTGGGCATCGTGGTGTGCGGGTTCCTCGCCTGGGCCTTCTGGCGGACCACGCTCGAGAACCGCCTGCTGCCCTCCCTGGGGCTGCTCGCCGCTCTGTTGACGATCGCGACGGTGGGGCAGGGGGTGGGGTTCCGGATCGCGTCTCTCGTCCTGCTGTGCGGCTGCGCCATCAATGCCATCGAACGGCTGCCCCTCGCGTACGCGATGCCCGCCACGGCTGTGGCCCTGTGCGCGTTCGCGGCGGTCAACGACGACGCCTGGCTGACGACCGCGGCCACCACGGCCGGCCTGGCCCTCGCCGGGTACGTCGTGCGCCTCGACGCGGAGGCGCGGGGGAGTGCGCAGCGGCTGCTGGCCCAGGAGCGTGCGGCACGGGTGGCCGAGGCGGAGTCGGCGGCGCTCGCCGAGCGCGCCCGGATCGCCCGGGAGATCCACGACGTGCTCGCGCACAGCCTGTCCGCGCAGCTGGTGCACCTCGAGGCGGCGCGGCTGCTGATCGAGAGAGGTGCCGACCAGGCGACGGTTCTGGAACGAGTCGTGGCGGCCAGGGGCATGGCCCGTGAGGGGCTCGCGGAAACCCGGCAGGCGCTCTCGGCGCTCCGGGGTGAGATGTCTCCGGTGGAGGACTTTCTCGGCGAGCTAGTCACCACCAATGAACGCGCCGATGTCACGGTGACGGGCGAGCGTCAGTTGCTGCCGGCGGAGGCGTCGCAGGCGGTGCGCCGGGTCGCCCAGGAAGCGCTGACGAACGTGCGCAAGCACGCTCCGGGCGCCAAGGTCCACATCCGGCTGGACTACGGCGAGCACGAAGTGACGCTGGATGTGCGGGACTCGGGAGGAAAGCCGGGCGAGCTCAGCGGTTCGGGAGCCGGGTACGGTCTGCTGGGCATGCGGGAGCGTGCCGAGTTGCTGGGCGGCTCGCTGGAGGCCGGCCCGGGCGAGGAGGGGTTCGTGGTGACGTTGAGGGTGCCCGTATGA
- a CDS encoding DUF1453 domain-containing protein: MSGLMNAVVIVAVAVLVIARQFRATRIGTDRRWWLVPAVLAFIALREPGLIDPHHQIEASVLLGTELVIGLAIGAGWAWTTRIWAEPDGTLWSKSTKASGAIWIGGICLRGGLFGLGALLGVHQDSAALMLGLAATLLVRAGVVMWRAQSLRPTAYGQAPAYGDGVAQARWKERV, translated from the coding sequence ATGTCCGGGCTCATGAACGCAGTCGTGATCGTCGCCGTCGCCGTCCTGGTGATCGCGCGCCAGTTCCGGGCCACTCGTATCGGCACGGACCGGCGGTGGTGGCTCGTGCCCGCCGTTCTCGCCTTCATCGCCCTGCGCGAACCCGGCCTGATCGACCCGCATCACCAGATCGAGGCCTCCGTACTGCTGGGCACCGAGCTGGTCATCGGGCTGGCGATCGGAGCCGGCTGGGCGTGGACGACCCGAATATGGGCCGAGCCGGACGGAACTCTGTGGAGCAAGAGCACCAAGGCGAGCGGCGCCATCTGGATCGGCGGGATATGCCTGCGTGGTGGACTCTTCGGCCTGGGCGCGCTGCTGGGCGTGCACCAGGACTCCGCCGCATTGATGCTCGGGCTGGCGGCCACCCTGCTGGTTCGTGCCGGAGTGGTGATGTGGCGGGCGCAGTCCCTGCGGCCGACTGCGTACGGACAGGCCCCGGCGTACGGTGACGGCGTGGCGCAGGCCCGGTGGAAGGAGCGCGTGTGA
- a CDS encoding DNA gyrase/topoisomerase IV subunit B, with protein MTAETSVPSTALLTGADRDGSNYTARHLLVLEGLEAVRKRPGMYIGSTDSRGLMHCLWEIIDNSVDEALGGYCDHIDVILHDDGSVEVKDNGRGIPVDVEPKTGLSGVEVVMTKLHAGGKFGGGSYAASGGLHGVGASVVNALSARLDVEVDRSGNTHAVSFRRGTPGAFKADGPDSAFDPTTGLRKVKRIPKNRTGTRVRYWADRQIFLKDAKLSLDHLHQRARQTAFLVPGLTIVVRDEFGLGEGGSKGEESFRFDGGISEFCEYLASDKPVCDVLRFSGQGSFKETVPVLDDHGQMTPTEVTRELGVDVALRWGTGYDTTLKSFVNIIATPKGGTHVAGFEQAVAKTMNEVLRAKKMLRVAEDDIVKDDALEGLTAVVTVRLAEPQFEGQTKEVLGTSAARRIVTNVVSKELKAFLTTTKRDAAAQARVVMEKAVSAARTRIAARQHKDAQRRKTALESSSLPAKLADCRSDDVGRSELFIVEGDSALGTAKLARTSEFQALLPIRGKILNVQKASVTDMLKNAECGAIIQVIGAGSGRTFDIDAARYGKIILLVDADVDGAHIRILLLTLFQRYMRPMVEAGRVFAAVPPLHRIELSQPKKGQDKYVYTYSDRELRETLLEFQRKGVRYKDSIQRYKGLGEMDADQLAETTMDPRYRTLRRINISDLDASEQVFDLLMGNDVAPRKEFISSSAATLDRSRIDA; from the coding sequence GTGACCGCCGAGACGTCCGTGCCGTCCACAGCGCTGCTGACCGGAGCAGACCGGGACGGTTCCAACTACACCGCGCGGCACCTGCTCGTCCTTGAGGGGCTCGAAGCCGTCCGCAAGCGCCCTGGCATGTACATCGGCTCGACCGACAGTCGTGGCCTGATGCACTGCCTCTGGGAGATCATCGACAACTCCGTGGACGAGGCCCTCGGGGGCTACTGCGACCACATCGACGTGATCCTGCACGACGACGGCTCCGTCGAGGTGAAGGACAACGGCCGTGGCATCCCCGTCGACGTGGAGCCCAAGACGGGGCTCTCCGGCGTCGAGGTCGTCATGACCAAGCTCCACGCCGGTGGAAAGTTCGGAGGCGGCTCCTACGCGGCCTCCGGCGGTCTGCACGGCGTGGGCGCCTCGGTGGTGAACGCCCTCTCGGCCCGCCTGGACGTCGAGGTGGACCGCAGCGGCAACACGCACGCGGTGAGCTTCCGGCGCGGCACCCCCGGAGCCTTCAAGGCCGACGGGCCCGACTCCGCCTTCGACCCGACGACCGGGCTGCGCAAGGTCAAGCGGATCCCGAAGAACCGCACCGGCACGCGCGTGCGCTACTGGGCCGACCGCCAGATCTTCCTCAAGGACGCCAAGCTCTCCCTGGACCACCTCCACCAGCGTGCCCGTCAGACCGCTTTCCTGGTCCCGGGGCTCACCATCGTCGTCCGTGACGAGTTCGGGCTCGGTGAGGGCGGCAGCAAGGGTGAGGAGTCGTTCCGCTTCGACGGCGGAATCAGCGAGTTCTGCGAGTACCTGGCCAGTGACAAGCCGGTCTGCGACGTGCTCCGCTTCTCCGGGCAGGGCTCCTTCAAGGAGACCGTTCCCGTCCTCGACGACCACGGGCAGATGACTCCGACCGAGGTCACCCGCGAACTCGGCGTCGACGTCGCGCTGCGCTGGGGCACGGGGTACGACACGACCCTCAAGTCCTTCGTGAACATCATCGCCACCCCGAAGGGCGGCACCCACGTAGCCGGCTTCGAGCAGGCCGTGGCCAAGACGATGAACGAGGTCCTGCGGGCCAAGAAGATGCTCCGGGTCGCCGAGGACGACATCGTCAAGGACGACGCCCTGGAGGGTCTCACCGCCGTCGTCACCGTGCGTCTTGCCGAACCCCAGTTCGAGGGGCAGACCAAGGAGGTCCTCGGGACCTCGGCGGCCCGTCGCATCGTGACGAATGTCGTGAGCAAGGAACTCAAGGCTTTCCTGACCACCACGAAGCGTGACGCCGCGGCCCAGGCTCGGGTCGTCATGGAGAAGGCCGTCTCGGCCGCACGCACGCGGATCGCCGCCCGTCAGCACAAGGACGCCCAGCGCCGTAAGACGGCCCTGGAGTCCTCCTCGCTGCCCGCCAAGCTCGCAGACTGCCGCAGCGACGACGTGGGCCGCAGCGAGCTGTTCATCGTCGAGGGCGACTCCGCGCTCGGTACGGCGAAGCTGGCTCGGACCTCCGAGTTCCAGGCGCTGCTGCCGATCCGCGGCAAGATCCTCAACGTTCAGAAGGCGTCCGTCACGGACATGCTGAAGAACGCCGAGTGCGGCGCGATCATCCAGGTCATAGGAGCCGGGTCGGGCCGGACCTTCGACATCGACGCGGCGCGGTACGGGAAGATCATCCTTCTCGTCGATGCCGATGTGGACGGCGCGCACATCCGGATCCTGCTGCTGACCCTCTTCCAGCGTTACATGCGGCCCATGGTCGAGGCCGGGCGGGTGTTCGCTGCGGTGCCGCCGCTGCACCGGATCGAGCTCAGCCAGCCCAAGAAGGGGCAGGACAAGTACGTCTACACGTACTCGGACCGTGAGCTGCGGGAGACGCTGCTGGAGTTCCAGCGCAAGGGTGTGCGCTACAAGGACTCGATCCAGCGGTACAAGGGTCTCGGCGAGATGGACGCCGATCAGCTGGCCGAGACGACGATGGATCCGCGGTACCGGACCCTGCGACGGATCAACATCTCCGACCTGGACGCTTCCGAGCAGGTGTTCGACCTGTTGATGGGGAACGATGTGGCTCCGCGCAAGGAGTTCATCTCCAGCTCGGCTGCGACGTTGGACCGGTCGCGCATCGACGCGTAG